The nucleotide window GAGGCGGAGTTCCGGGCGCTCGCGGCGGACGCCGACTTCGCGGACGCGAAGAGGAACGCCGGCGCCGCGCTCGACGCGCTGAAGGCGGGGGGCGTGTCCGGGCTGTTCGACGTGGTTTGGGCCGACGGAAAAAACGTCATCTCTGCGGAGCGCGGTCCGGTGGAGAAGACGTTCGCCAAGCTCCGCGACGACGCCGCGGCGCTGCTCGGCAAGTCACAGGGCGATGCCGAGTGGGTGCGGACGGAGGCGGTGGGCCGGCGGCTGGTCCGGTTCATCTACCTGGACAAGTACGAGCGCGGCACGGCGGTGTGGAAGTTCACCCTGTACCGCGTGGGCGGCGAATGGAAGTGGTGCAACGTGAACTTCAACGGCGACCCGGCGACCAGTTTCTCGGTCGTCCCGTGAGCCGCCCGAAGGTTCGGTGAAACTGTCAGAAACCCGCGGCCCAGCCGCGGGTTTCGTCGCGCGCGGGTGTGCTATGTCTCTGAAACGCTTCCTCCTCGTCCGCCTCGGTCGGCTCCTGACCTACCCGGTGCGGCGGCAGTTGCGCCAGTTCGAGGTCGCGTGCCAGAACCCCGAAGCGGTTCAAACGGAACTGCTCCGCGACATCATCCGCAAGCAGGCGGACACGCAGTTCGGCCGCGACCACAAGTTCGGCACGGTGCGCGCCGTCGCGGACTTCCGGGCGAACGTCCCGGTCGCGCCTTATGAGTACGTTAGCCCCTACATCGAAAAAGTGCAGAACGGCGACACCCGCGCGCTCTTGGCCGACAAGCGGGTGCTGATGTTCGCCCTCACGAGCGGCACCACCGCGAGCCGGAAGCTGATCCCGGTGACGGACGCCTACCTGGCGGCGTACCGGCGCGGGTGGAACATGTGGGGCGTGAAGATGTACCGCGACAACCGCGGGCGCCGGATCGCCATGCGGCCCATCGTGCAGCTCGGCGGCGACCCGGAAGAGTTCCGCACCCCGGCGGGCACCCCGTGCGGCAACCTCTCCGGCTACACCGCGATGGTGCAGAAGCGGATCATTAAGCGGATGTACGCGGTGCCGTACGTGACCGGCAAAATCAAGGACGCCCGGGCGCGCTACTACGTCGCGCTGCGGTTCTCGGTCGGCCGTAACGTGTCGCAACTGATGGCCGCCAACCCGAGCACGCTCGTCCAACTGGCCCGCACCCTCGACGCCGAAAAAGAGCACCTGCTGCGCGACCTTCAGAACGGCACGCTCCGCGCGGACCTCGACATTCCTGCCGACGTTCGTGCGTACCTGGAGCCGCGGGTGTCCCGCGACGCGGCCCGGGCGCGCGAGCTGTCCGCGGTCGCGTCGAAGATGGGTCGGCTGTACCCGCAGGACGTGTGGCCCACGGAAGGGACGGTCATCAACACCTGGACCGGCGGCAGTATGGGGCCGTACCTGCGCCAGTTGCCGCAGTATTACGGCACACCGCCGGTTCACGATCTCGGGCTGCTCGCGAGCGAGGGCCGGTTCACGATCCCGCTGTCCGGCGGCACCGCGAGCGGCGTGCTCGACATCTGGTCGCACTACTTCGAGTTCGTGCCGGAAGCCGAAATGGAGTCCGCGCGGCCGACGGTGCTCGGCGCGCACGAACTTCAGGAGGGCAAGAGCTACTTCATCCTGCCGACCACGAGTTACGGCCTGTACCGCTACCACATTTCGGACCTCGTTCGCGTCACCGGGTTCTACGGTCGCACGCCCGAAGTCGAGTTCCTCGGGAAGGGCCACCGGTTCGCGAACCTCACCGGCGAGAAGCTGAGCGAGTACCACGTGACCAAGGCGTTCGACGCGGTGGCGCAGGGCGTGCCGCTTCCCGTGACCGCGTACTCGATCGCGCCGATCTGGGACGACCGGCAACCGTACTACGCACTCTTCCTCGAAGAGCCGGACGCCGCGAACGGGTCCCTCAAGCCGTTCCTGGCGGCGCTGGACGCGCGACTCGGCGTGGAGAACGTGGAGTACGCCGCGAAGCGCGAGAGCGGGCGGCTCGGGGCGCTCCGGGCCGCGGTTGTCCCCGCGGGCACCTGGGGGGCATGGGATCGCGCGCGACTGGCACAAACGGGCGGCTCGCCGGAGCAGTACAAGCACCCGTGCCTGATCGGTGACCTGAAGTTCCGCGACACGATGACCGTCTTACGTGAGGTCGGCGCCTAGTGCGCGTGGCCGGGGGCGTTCTGCTCGGGGTGGCAGCGCGGCACCAAAGCGGCGGCTGAGCCAAGGCGATTTTGACAGGATCGACAGGATAAACAGGATTTAAATCGACCTGTCTTCATCCGGTGAATCCTGTCGATCCTGTCAAAATCGCCTTCGTAAACACGAGGCCGGCGTGGGCGCGAAACGCAGCCGCGACTATCCGCCCGTCCCGTCACCCGTTCTTGGCGACTGGCCCGCGTGCTTTGTGTGGTCGGGCAATTCGCGCATCGTGAAGGTGGTTGCGGTTGTGTCGCGAGGCGGGCCGGCGGCCCGCGCTCCAGCGCCGCATCGATATACTCACCCCTGTTTCATACCCTCGCCGAGTGAGTTGTCATGCCAGCCGCCGCGCCCGCAATTACTGTCGACACCGCCGCCGCCGTGGAGCGGCTCTTGCGCTTCCTGTCGGTCAACGCGATCACCGGGCACGAAGGTCCCATCGGTAA belongs to Gemmata obscuriglobus and includes:
- a CDS encoding GH3 auxin-responsive promoter family protein, which translates into the protein MSLKRFLLVRLGRLLTYPVRRQLRQFEVACQNPEAVQTELLRDIIRKQADTQFGRDHKFGTVRAVADFRANVPVAPYEYVSPYIEKVQNGDTRALLADKRVLMFALTSGTTASRKLIPVTDAYLAAYRRGWNMWGVKMYRDNRGRRIAMRPIVQLGGDPEEFRTPAGTPCGNLSGYTAMVQKRIIKRMYAVPYVTGKIKDARARYYVALRFSVGRNVSQLMAANPSTLVQLARTLDAEKEHLLRDLQNGTLRADLDIPADVRAYLEPRVSRDAARARELSAVASKMGRLYPQDVWPTEGTVINTWTGGSMGPYLRQLPQYYGTPPVHDLGLLASEGRFTIPLSGGTASGVLDIWSHYFEFVPEAEMESARPTVLGAHELQEGKSYFILPTTSYGLYRYHISDLVRVTGFYGRTPEVEFLGKGHRFANLTGEKLSEYHVTKAFDAVAQGVPLPVTAYSIAPIWDDRQPYYALFLEEPDAANGSLKPFLAALDARLGVENVEYAAKRESGRLGALRAAVVPAGTWGAWDRARLAQTGGSPEQYKHPCLIGDLKFRDTMTVLREVGA